Below is a genomic region from Sphingomonas phyllosphaerae.
ACGACCGCTGCCGCCATGCCGTTCGCCGCCGCTGCGCAAGCCGCCGCGCCGTTGCCGGCCAGCAACCCCTTCGCCCAGCCGAGCACGCTGCCGTTCGAGGCGCCGCCGTTCGACCGCATCAAGGACGCCGACTATCAGCCGGCGCTCGAGGCCGGCATGGCCGAGCAGCTCGCCGAGGTGAACAACATCGTCCGCGTCCGCTCCGCGCCGACCTTCGACAACACGATCGCGGCGCTGGAGCGCTCGGGCCGGCTGCTGGAGCGTGCGGCGCTCGCCTTCTACGGCGTCAACGGCGCGAACACCAACGACGTGCTCCAGAAGACGCAGGAAGTGCTCGCGCCGAAGTTCGCGGCGCATCAGGACGCGATCCAGCTCAATCCGCAGCTTTTCGCGCGCGTCCGCACGCTGTACGACGCCCGCCAGACGCTGAAGCTGACGCCCGAGCAATTGCAGGTGCTGACGCTGACCTATGAGAATATGGTCCGCGCCGGTGCGAAGCTCTCGCTCGCCGACAAGACGAAGCTGAGCGCGCTCAATGCGCAGCTGTCGACATTGGAGACCGCGTTCCAGCAGAAGCTGCTCGCCGCTGCCAAGGCCGGCGCACTAGTCGTCGACGACCGCGCCAAGCTGGCCGGGCTGTCGGAGGCGGAGATCGCCGCGGCCGCCGATGCCGCCAAGGAGCGCGGGCTGACCGGCAAGTACGTCCTGACGCTTCAGAACACGACGCAACAGCCCGCGCTCGCCGCGCTGACCGATCGGTCGACGCGCGAGGCGCTGTTCAATGCCAGCTGGACCCGCGCTGAGAAGGGCGACGCCAACGATACCCGCGCGACGATCAGCCAGCTCGCCGAATTGCGCGCGCAGAAGGCGAAGCTGCTCGGCTTCGCAACCTGGGCCGATTACGTGCTGTCGGATCAGATGGCGAAGAACCCGACCACCGCGCTCGGCTTCATGCAACAGCTCGGCAAGCCGGTCGCCGCCGAACAGCGCCGCGAGGCCGCGGAGCTGCAGCAGCAGATCAAGGCCGAGGGCGGCACTTTCCCGCTCAAGCCATGGGACTGGGATCTCTATTCGGAGAAGCTGCGCAAGGCCAAGTACGACCTGAACCAGGACGAGCTGAAGCCCTATTTCGAGATCAACAAGGTGCTGACCGACGGCGTCTTCTACGCCGCCAATCAGCTGTACGGCATCACCTTCAAGCGTCGCACCGACCTGCCCGTCTACCAGCCCGACGTGATGGTCTATGAGGTGTCGGAGGAGAATGGCACGCCGATCGGGCTGATGTATTTCGATTACTGGAAGCGCGACAACAAGAACGGTGGCGCGTGGATGTCGAACTTCGTCAACCAGTCGAAGCTGCTCGGCACCAAGCCGGTGATCTACAACGTCGGCAATTTCACCAAGCCGGCGGCGGGACAGCCCGCGCTCATCACCTTTGACGACGTGACGACGATGTTCCACGAGTTCGGCCATGCGCTGCACGGCCTGTTCGCGAACCAGACCTATCCGTCGGTGTCGGGCACCAACACCGCGCGCGACTTCGTCGAATTCCCGTCGCAGTTCAACGAGCATTGGGCGCTCGATCCCAAGGTGCTGCCGCATTACGCGGTCAATCGTCAGGGGCAGGTGATCCCGCCCGCGCTGGTCGCCAAGATCAAGCGCGCCGCGACCTTCAACACCGGCAACAGCTTCGGCCAGGCGCTGGCGGCGGCGGAGCTCGACATGAGCTGGCATTCGCTGCCCGCCAGCGCCGGACGGCAGGACGTCAATGTGTTCGAGCCGAAGGCGCTCGCCGCGACCGGGCTCGACACCGACGACGTGCCGCCGCGTTACCGGTCGAGCTATTTCCTTCACATCTGGGGGAACGGCTATTCGGCGGGCTATTATGCCTATCAATGGACCAAGATGCTCGACGCCAATGCCTATGCATGGTTCGAGAATCACGGCGGGCTGACGCGCGCCAACGGCCAGCGCTTCCGCGACATGATCCTGTCGAAGGGCCATACCGAGGATTACGCGCCGATGTTCCGCGCCTTCAACGGCAAGGATCCCGAGGTGGGGCCGCTGCTCCACGACCTCGGGCTGAACGCCGACGGGAGCCGCGTCGCGGAGTAACCTTCAATCTTCTGTTCCCCGGCGAAGGCCGGGGCCCAGTGACGGAACGATCGTAACGGCGCGGCGTGCTCCGTTAC
It encodes:
- a CDS encoding M3 family metallopeptidase; its protein translation is MRLPFAAVLLTAMTTAAAMPFAAAAQAAAPLPASNPFAQPSTLPFEAPPFDRIKDADYQPALEAGMAEQLAEVNNIVRVRSAPTFDNTIAALERSGRLLERAALAFYGVNGANTNDVLQKTQEVLAPKFAAHQDAIQLNPQLFARVRTLYDARQTLKLTPEQLQVLTLTYENMVRAGAKLSLADKTKLSALNAQLSTLETAFQQKLLAAAKAGALVVDDRAKLAGLSEAEIAAAADAAKERGLTGKYVLTLQNTTQQPALAALTDRSTREALFNASWTRAEKGDANDTRATISQLAELRAQKAKLLGFATWADYVLSDQMAKNPTTALGFMQQLGKPVAAEQRREAAELQQQIKAEGGTFPLKPWDWDLYSEKLRKAKYDLNQDELKPYFEINKVLTDGVFYAANQLYGITFKRRTDLPVYQPDVMVYEVSEENGTPIGLMYFDYWKRDNKNGGAWMSNFVNQSKLLGTKPVIYNVGNFTKPAAGQPALITFDDVTTMFHEFGHALHGLFANQTYPSVSGTNTARDFVEFPSQFNEHWALDPKVLPHYAVNRQGQVIPPALVAKIKRAATFNTGNSFGQALAAAELDMSWHSLPASAGRQDVNVFEPKALAATGLDTDDVPPRYRSSYFLHIWGNGYSAGYYAYQWTKMLDANAYAWFENHGGLTRANGQRFRDMILSKGHTEDYAPMFRAFNGKDPEVGPLLHDLGLNADGSRVAE